Proteins encoded in a region of the Candidatus Brocadia sp. genome:
- a CDS encoding dodecin domain-containing protein codes for MAIVKVIEVLAQSEKGWEDAAQEALKEASKSVRNIQSIYIKEFQATVENNQIVNYRINAKISFVVEKV; via the coding sequence ATGGCTATTGTTAAAGTAATCGAAGTTTTAGCGCAGTCGGAGAAAGGGTGGGAGGACGCTGCCCAGGAGGCGCTGAAGGAAGCCTCGAAGTCAGTTCGAAACATTCAATCAATCTATATCAAAGAGTTTCAGGCTACTGTTGAGAATAACCAGATTGTAAATTACCGAATTAACGCCAAAATTTCCTTTGTGGTCGAGAAAGTCTGA